A genomic window from Parvularcula sp. LCG005 includes:
- a CDS encoding glycosyl hydrolase encodes MSNHLFRQPRTALAAVALATCFTTGPASASAVDHHKTSPDFDKRASTVMDYLSGLTEDGKTLAGTQVNEYEVFLKCDSMDRLVQMTGAEPAVLGLELMFANEYPPFEDYFVDHAVTHSRQGGLVTVAWHQRNPLKVCMRGEFYTCSQTAMTAEELDRMLTPGTPEHDLWKADVDVAARTLKRLEDEGVLVFFRPYHEMNGGWFWWGQKDAYPQLWDALYEVLVEEHGLTNLVWVWSGNRATEDAPRYWPEKHKPDIIATDVYETDSDSASFYDGATNIKALAPDTLFALTEVGKAPSDKVLAETQPAWVLIWGGNYLNADWTDGSDSAKGCDGCNTMEETMAFFANERIVDLTEMPKSVRKALAGEEPEAPAERPYCPATLLESN; translated from the coding sequence ATGAGCAACCATCTTTTCAGGCAGCCCAGAACCGCTCTTGCTGCGGTCGCACTTGCAACGTGTTTCACGACGGGCCCGGCATCCGCCAGCGCAGTGGACCACCACAAGACGTCGCCTGATTTCGACAAGCGCGCCTCGACGGTCATGGACTATCTTTCTGGCCTGACAGAAGACGGCAAGACACTCGCAGGGACACAGGTCAACGAGTATGAGGTCTTTCTCAAATGCGACTCGATGGACCGACTGGTTCAGATGACCGGCGCTGAACCAGCGGTGCTGGGCCTCGAATTGATGTTCGCCAATGAATACCCTCCGTTTGAAGATTACTTTGTCGATCACGCTGTGACCCATTCCCGCCAGGGTGGTCTGGTCACCGTCGCCTGGCACCAGCGCAATCCGCTGAAAGTCTGCATGCGCGGCGAGTTCTATACATGCTCTCAAACCGCGATGACGGCTGAAGAGCTGGACCGGATGCTGACGCCGGGCACGCCCGAACATGATCTGTGGAAGGCCGATGTCGATGTGGCGGCCCGCACGCTGAAGCGCCTCGAAGATGAGGGGGTTCTCGTCTTCTTCCGCCCCTATCACGAAATGAATGGCGGCTGGTTCTGGTGGGGCCAGAAAGATGCGTACCCGCAACTTTGGGATGCTCTTTACGAAGTGCTGGTCGAGGAACATGGCCTGACCAACCTCGTCTGGGTCTGGAGCGGCAACCGCGCCACCGAGGACGCGCCGCGCTATTGGCCTGAGAAGCACAAGCCCGACATTATCGCGACCGATGTATACGAGACCGATAGTGACAGCGCGTCATTCTATGACGGCGCGACGAACATCAAGGCGCTGGCCCCTGATACGCTCTTTGCCCTGACTGAAGTTGGCAAGGCTCCATCCGATAAGGTTTTGGCGGAAACCCAGCCTGCGTGGGTCCTGATCTGGGGCGGGAACTATCTGAACGCCGACTGGACCGACGGCAGCGATTCCGCCAAAGGCTGCGACGGCTGCAATACGATGGAAGAGACGATGGCGTTCTTTGCCAATGAACGCATTGTCGATCTCACCGAAATGCCAAAATCCGTCCGCAAGGCCCTCGCTGGCGAAGAGCCCGAAGCGCCCGCCGAGCGGCCCTATTGTCCCGCGACACTTCTGGAGTCCAATTGA
- a CDS encoding tryptophan halogenase family protein, producing MKSKNFRNIVIVGGGTAGWMAASAFAKLLGTEEFAITLIESEQIGTVGVGEATIPMISMFNRVLEIDEDEFVRETNATFKLGIEFADWRRVGHSYFHPFGNLGVDMDGISFIHYWMRWARSGGNLDYSFFNAETEAARRGKFQRTDREESNLPRINYAFQFDAGMYAAYLRRFSEKRGVRRIEGRIDEAKQNAETGFVETLVLDDGRTIDGDFFIDCSGFRGLLIEQTLGAGYDDWSEWLPVNKAAAVPCEKVGDPLPYTRSTAYEAGWQWRIPLQHRTGNGYVFCDKYISEDEAVANLLSRIDGKPLADPRILRFVTGRRKKSWVKNVVAMGLAGGFLEPLESTSIHLVQVAISKLLAMFPNDGLNPSLVNRYNDEMSYNYEDVKDFLIAHYKVTEREDTPFWARVRNMDIPESLQAKLDIFATRGEVLATQTELFKETSWFSVLAGQGLTPKGYHPLADVVSEDELKARLSRIRTGIQERVISMPDHATFIAQNCAAAKVMM from the coding sequence ATGAAATCGAAGAATTTCCGCAATATCGTGATTGTGGGCGGCGGCACCGCCGGCTGGATGGCTGCATCTGCTTTTGCCAAACTTCTTGGCACGGAAGAGTTTGCCATCACGCTGATCGAATCAGAACAGATAGGCACGGTCGGGGTGGGCGAAGCGACCATCCCGATGATTTCCATGTTCAATCGCGTCCTTGAAATTGATGAGGACGAATTCGTTCGCGAAACCAACGCAACGTTCAAACTGGGTATTGAGTTCGCAGACTGGCGGCGCGTCGGTCACAGCTACTTCCACCCCTTCGGCAATCTTGGCGTCGATATGGATGGGATCAGCTTCATCCATTACTGGATGCGCTGGGCTCGATCGGGCGGAAATCTCGACTACAGCTTCTTCAATGCCGAAACCGAAGCTGCCCGACGCGGCAAATTTCAGCGTACAGATCGTGAAGAGTCCAATCTTCCGCGAATCAATTACGCCTTTCAGTTCGATGCCGGCATGTATGCGGCCTATCTGCGCCGGTTCTCCGAGAAGAGAGGTGTGCGCCGCATTGAGGGGCGGATTGACGAAGCCAAACAGAATGCCGAAACGGGCTTTGTTGAAACGCTGGTACTCGATGATGGTCGCACGATTGACGGGGACTTCTTCATTGACTGTTCCGGCTTCCGGGGGCTGCTGATCGAACAGACGCTCGGCGCTGGTTATGACGACTGGTCCGAATGGCTGCCGGTCAACAAGGCCGCTGCCGTGCCGTGTGAAAAGGTCGGTGATCCGCTGCCCTATACGCGATCGACCGCCTATGAGGCCGGCTGGCAGTGGCGCATCCCGTTGCAGCACCGGACAGGCAATGGCTATGTTTTCTGCGATAAATATATCAGCGAAGATGAGGCCGTCGCCAACCTCCTGAGCCGGATTGATGGCAAGCCACTGGCGGACCCGCGCATTCTGAGGTTTGTCACCGGCCGCCGGAAAAAGTCCTGGGTAAAGAACGTTGTGGCAATGGGCTTGGCGGGCGGGTTCCTCGAGCCTTTGGAATCGACGTCGATCCATCTCGTCCAGGTGGCGATATCCAAGCTGCTGGCGATGTTCCCCAATGATGGGCTCAATCCATCACTGGTCAATCGGTATAATGACGAAATGTCATATAACTATGAGGACGTGAAGGATTTTCTGATCGCTCACTACAAGGTGACGGAGCGGGAGGACACGCCGTTCTGGGCACGCGTCCGGAATATGGATATTCCCGAATCGCTCCAGGCCAAGCTGGACATTTTCGCGACCCGTGGCGAAGTTCTTGCCACGCAGACGGAGCTTTTCAAGGAAACGAGTTGGTTCTCCGTCCTGGCGGGGCAGGGGCTTACGCCAAAGGGCTATCATCCTCTCGCGGACGTGGTCTCGGAAGATGAGTTGAAAGCGCGGCTCAGCCGGATTCGGACCGGCATTCAGGAACGGGTGATATCCATGCCCGACCATGCGACCTTCATCGCACAAAACTGCGCCGCGGCAAAAGTCATGATGTAA
- a CDS encoding aldo/keto reductase, with protein MRLIELGHTGKTVGQLGYGLWRFSGTGVDEALPKIRTAIDAGMTLIDTADVYGAGDVGFGGSEALLGEVLRADPGLRSKMLLATKGGVDLGVPYDNSRDYMLKACDASLKRLGVEQIDLYQVHRVDLLTGPEELANTLDTLVASGKVAEIGVSNMTAPQLRALSSHMKAPIVSVQNEFSALCQAPIDDGVLSWCQETGATFLCWSPLGGGRLLNPSDNDNAALSVVSALDAIAKTYDMSRADAAMAFLLRYPAKIIPIVGTQTLERIDHFGQKEWPVLGRREWYDVVEAARGERMP; from the coding sequence ATGAGATTAATCGAATTGGGTCACACTGGCAAAACAGTTGGTCAGCTGGGCTATGGCCTTTGGCGATTTTCCGGAACGGGCGTTGACGAGGCACTGCCCAAGATCCGCACGGCCATCGATGCTGGCATGACGCTGATCGATACGGCAGATGTTTATGGTGCGGGCGATGTCGGCTTTGGCGGCTCTGAGGCGCTTTTGGGCGAAGTTTTGCGCGCCGATCCCGGACTGCGGTCAAAGATGCTCCTCGCCACGAAGGGTGGCGTTGATCTTGGCGTCCCCTATGACAACAGCCGTGACTACATGCTGAAGGCATGCGATGCGTCCCTAAAACGCCTTGGCGTGGAGCAGATTGATCTGTACCAGGTGCATCGCGTCGACCTCCTGACCGGACCAGAGGAACTGGCGAACACGCTCGATACGCTCGTAGCCTCGGGCAAGGTGGCAGAAATTGGCGTCTCGAACATGACGGCGCCGCAGCTGCGCGCGCTGTCAAGTCATATGAAAGCGCCGATCGTGTCGGTACAGAATGAGTTTTCAGCGCTCTGTCAGGCGCCTATCGACGATGGTGTTCTGTCCTGGTGTCAGGAGACAGGCGCCACGTTCCTGTGCTGGTCTCCCTTGGGGGGCGGACGCCTTCTTAACCCCAGCGACAATGACAATGCCGCCCTGTCGGTCGTCAGCGCACTCGATGCAATCGCCAAAACCTATGACATGTCGCGGGCCGATGCGGCAATGGCGTTCCTGCTGCGATACCCGGCGAAGATCATTCCTATTGTTGGCACACAGACATTGGAACGAATCGATCATTTCGGCCAGAAAGAGTGGCCTGTCCTTGGCCGGCGCGAATGGTATGACGTCGTTGAAGCTGCGCGCGGCGAACGGATGCCATGA
- a CDS encoding glycosidase, with amino-acid sequence MSASRPPLTDPRSFDERLAALQEAHDSLISKPNAHAGMFNGIYQRWENPIVTADHTPLFWRYDLDPKTNPLLLERIGVNAAFNAGAIYRDDKHHIVVRVEGNDRKSFFAIAESESGVDNFKFWDYPIALPQTDDPDTNVYDMRLTAHEDGWTYGLFCTERKDRSKPEDTSAADAQCGIARTRDLVKWERLPDLKTSGSQQRNVVLHPEFIDGKYGLYTRPQDGFISVGGGGGIGWGLCEDMTNPHVSGEIIVDPKAYHTIKEVKNGQGPVPIKTEAGWLHMAHGVRNTAAGLRYVLYMFMTARDEPWHVTHRPAGHFISPQGEERVGDVSNVTFANGWTVDENDNVFIYYASSDTRMHVATSTVERLVDYCLNTPEDPLYSAECVKQRSELIRHNLKLSGR; translated from the coding sequence ATGTCCGCTTCCCGCCCCCCCCTGACAGATCCGCGGTCGTTTGATGAGCGCCTGGCGGCACTGCAGGAGGCTCACGACAGCCTGATCAGCAAGCCCAATGCGCATGCGGGCATGTTCAATGGTATCTATCAGCGTTGGGAAAATCCGATTGTCACGGCGGACCACACGCCGCTCTTCTGGCGCTATGATCTTGACCCAAAAACCAACCCGCTCCTTCTGGAACGGATCGGTGTGAATGCGGCCTTCAATGCGGGCGCCATCTATCGCGACGACAAGCACCACATTGTGGTGCGGGTCGAGGGGAATGACCGGAAATCGTTCTTCGCCATCGCCGAAAGCGAAAGCGGCGTCGACAATTTCAAGTTCTGGGACTATCCGATCGCATTACCGCAGACCGATGATCCGGACACCAATGTCTATGACATGCGGCTCACCGCCCATGAAGACGGGTGGACATACGGCCTCTTCTGCACAGAACGGAAAGATCGTTCAAAGCCGGAAGATACATCCGCGGCCGATGCCCAGTGCGGTATCGCTCGCACGCGCGATCTTGTGAAATGGGAACGCCTTCCTGACCTGAAAACTTCCGGTAGCCAGCAGCGCAACGTCGTACTGCATCCAGAATTCATTGATGGAAAATATGGTCTGTATACCCGGCCACAGGACGGGTTCATTTCCGTCGGCGGCGGTGGCGGTATTGGCTGGGGCCTGTGCGAAGACATGACCAATCCCCATGTGTCCGGTGAGATCATTGTCGATCCCAAAGCCTATCACACCATCAAAGAGGTCAAGAACGGTCAGGGGCCGGTTCCGATCAAGACCGAGGCCGGCTGGCTGCACATGGCCCATGGTGTGAGGAACACGGCCGCCGGCTTGCGCTATGTGCTGTACATGTTCATGACAGCGCGGGATGAGCCGTGGCACGTGACCCATCGCCCGGCCGGGCATTTCATCAGCCCGCAAGGCGAAGAGCGTGTGGGCGACGTTTCGAACGTCACCTTTGCCAATGGCTGGACCGTTGATGAGAACGACAACGTCTTCATCTACTACGCATCGTCCGACACTCGTATGCATGTGGCGACCTCAACGGTGGAGCGCCTTGTCGACTATTGCCTCAATACACCGGAAGATCCGCTCTATAGCGCAGAATGCGTCAAGCAGCGCAGCGAGCTGATCCGGCACAACCTTAAACTGTCAGGACGCTGA
- a CDS encoding LacI family DNA-binding transcriptional regulator, translating to MANIRAVAKLAGVSVATVSRAYTDPEKVAEITRKKVYDAAKDLNYKPNSFARLFRTKKTNTVLVIVPDLANPFFAPVLAGLESAATEAGLSLLLSDSRDDPKIERNCLELVETKRADGVIQLGARSLNQIVQAYTISDMPFVHAIEVPEENIYPSVAIDNRDASRRMMEYILKQGHRRIAIVGGRKDSRITQMRLAGALDACRAFSIEAADVAVEFEPYSVAGGKRATQRLLEASPDLTALFCMSDELALGAIKAVRDAGRRVPEDVSVTGFDNIVIGEYIEPGLTTVTQPARQIGEIAMQLMAAQLADPHTAPQHHVLSADLVIRDSVTPPRSSLKAAKIAE from the coding sequence ATGGCGAATATTAGGGCGGTAGCAAAACTGGCGGGCGTGTCGGTCGCGACGGTGTCGCGTGCCTATACCGACCCTGAAAAAGTGGCTGAGATCACGCGGAAGAAAGTATACGACGCCGCAAAGGACCTGAATTACAAGCCCAACAGTTTTGCGCGTTTGTTTCGTACAAAGAAAACCAACACTGTCCTGGTCATCGTGCCGGATCTGGCGAACCCGTTTTTCGCACCGGTGCTCGCGGGGCTGGAAAGTGCGGCGACCGAGGCCGGTCTGTCGCTCTTGCTGTCGGATTCGCGTGACGACCCCAAGATCGAACGGAATTGCCTTGAGCTGGTGGAGACCAAGCGGGCGGACGGCGTCATTCAGCTTGGGGCGAGAAGCCTCAATCAGATCGTTCAGGCCTATACGATCTCTGACATGCCATTTGTTCACGCGATCGAGGTGCCTGAAGAGAATATATATCCGAGCGTTGCTATCGACAATCGCGACGCGTCCCGGCGCATGATGGAGTACATCCTGAAACAGGGACACCGGCGGATTGCTATTGTTGGTGGGCGGAAGGATAGCCGCATCACACAGATGCGTCTTGCCGGAGCGCTCGACGCCTGTCGCGCCTTCAGTATTGAGGCGGCTGACGTGGCTGTAGAGTTTGAGCCCTATTCGGTGGCGGGCGGAAAGCGCGCGACCCAACGCCTGTTGGAGGCATCGCCTGATCTGACAGCTCTCTTCTGCATGAGCGATGAGCTCGCACTGGGTGCCATCAAAGCTGTACGGGATGCAGGGCGCCGCGTGCCCGAAGATGTGTCGGTCACAGGCTTCGATAATATCGTGATCGGCGAGTATATCGAGCCCGGCCTGACAACCGTGACCCAGCCCGCGCGCCAGATCGGCGAGATTGCAATGCAGCTCATGGCAGCACAACTGGCCGATCCGCACACGGCCCCGCAACATCATGTTCTGTCTGCTGATCTTGTCATCCGTGACAGCGTGACGCCGCCAAGATCCAGTCTCAAGGCGGCGAAGATCGCAGAATGA
- a CDS encoding AGE family epimerase/isomerase, producing MTSTAANPAVSDAVAAMPFQLDAELRRVTAWWLNHSIDEAHGGFLAEIGMDGQPEPKTPKRVILNTRILWSFSTVAMHTDDPHVNSAAKRARDYVLQHFVDQENGGVVWDLNAQGDAINTRKQGYAQAFALYGLAAYHRAFGDADCLEMARSLFECLEQHFRDPELNGYWEAFAQDWSPLEDVRLSEKDANAPKSMNTHLHILEAYTELYRSWPDPALKDAILNLIELHIDRIYDADSRHLRLFWDNDWTDTSEAISYGHDIEASWLIWEAAEVVGDEDILSRCRPAVLGLAEACLHEATGPNGELLNEKDIASGHVDATRIWWVQAEAMVGFLNAYQMTGDGRYLTRVQELWSFIERHVIDPQGEWRWHSKIDADENPYWAGPWKSFYHNSRALIEAASRLRAL from the coding sequence ATGACGAGCACGGCCGCGAACCCTGCTGTTTCCGACGCCGTTGCGGCCATGCCCTTTCAGCTGGACGCAGAGTTGCGCCGTGTGACAGCGTGGTGGCTCAACCATTCTATCGATGAAGCGCATGGCGGCTTCCTGGCCGAAATTGGCATGGATGGACAGCCGGAACCGAAAACCCCAAAGCGTGTCATCCTCAATACCCGCATACTCTGGTCGTTCAGCACGGTCGCCATGCACACGGATGATCCCCATGTAAACAGCGCGGCCAAGCGGGCGCGTGATTACGTGCTCCAGCATTTCGTCGATCAAGAGAATGGTGGTGTGGTCTGGGATCTGAATGCCCAAGGGGACGCTATCAACACGCGCAAGCAGGGCTATGCGCAGGCCTTTGCCCTCTATGGTCTTGCCGCATATCACCGCGCTTTCGGTGACGCGGATTGCCTTGAAATGGCCCGATCCCTTTTCGAGTGCCTGGAGCAGCATTTTCGGGACCCTGAGCTCAATGGTTATTGGGAAGCGTTCGCGCAGGACTGGTCGCCGCTCGAGGATGTGCGACTGAGCGAGAAAGATGCCAATGCGCCCAAGAGCATGAACACGCATCTTCATATTCTGGAGGCGTACACGGAGCTGTACCGCTCATGGCCGGACCCAGCGCTGAAAGACGCGATTCTGAACCTGATCGAACTGCATATCGACCGGATCTATGACGCCGACAGCCGCCACCTACGTCTGTTCTGGGACAATGACTGGACGGATACGTCTGAAGCCATTTCCTATGGCCATGATATAGAGGCGAGCTGGCTGATCTGGGAAGCCGCCGAAGTGGTCGGTGATGAAGACATACTGTCACGCTGCCGCCCTGCTGTACTCGGCCTTGCAGAAGCCTGTCTGCACGAGGCCACAGGGCCAAATGGCGAACTCCTGAATGAGAAGGACATCGCGAGCGGTCATGTCGATGCCACGCGCATCTGGTGGGTGCAGGCGGAAGCCATGGTCGGCTTCCTCAACGCATATCAGATGACGGGCGACGGGCGGTACCTGACGCGCGTTCAAGAACTGTGGTCGTTTATCGAGCGTCACGTCATCGATCCGCAAGGCGAGTGGCGCTGGCATTCAAAGATTGATGCGGATGAAAACCCGTACTGGGCAGGTCCCTGGAAGTCCTTTTATCATAACAGCCGTGCACTGATTGAAGCGGCCTCGCGCTTGCGCGCGCTGTAA
- a CDS encoding glycoside hydrolase family 5 protein gives MMRHVLFPRRLVPAALSLGAMVFSSSAWADGFHTRGRTLLDGNGEPFIMRGINHAHAWQRERTETVLPQIADTGANIVRIALSHGHPWGPTPKSEVRRLLRQAKAEGMILMLEIHNTTGYGENEWGVAIPEVMPYWLSLAPLLKGQEDFVLINIGNEPVGNGVSPAVYEEMHAEAIRDLRRAGLTHTIVVDGSGWGQDHDRTMVDAAPRLAAADPLNNVVFSVHMYQVYGDADAVRSYFEDFAALDLPLIVGEFGADHQGEPVDEEAIFRLSNQMDVGYIGWSWSGNGKGVEDLDIVLDFDPDRLSPWGQRLINGPGGIAETARPATVFPVPTDKRVQRGALRVKGSPSIRARFPRH, from the coding sequence ATGATGCGCCACGTCCTGTTCCCTCGTAGGCTGGTGCCAGCCGCTCTTTCGCTTGGGGCCATGGTTTTCTCTTCGTCCGCATGGGCCGATGGCTTTCATACCCGCGGCCGTACCCTCCTCGATGGCAATGGCGAGCCCTTTATCATGCGCGGCATCAACCACGCCCATGCATGGCAGCGCGAACGGACCGAGACGGTCCTGCCCCAGATCGCCGATACCGGCGCGAATATTGTCCGCATAGCGCTGAGTCATGGACATCCGTGGGGTCCGACGCCGAAGTCAGAAGTACGACGTTTGCTACGCCAGGCGAAGGCCGAGGGCATGATCCTGATGCTAGAGATCCATAACACCACGGGCTATGGCGAGAATGAGTGGGGTGTCGCCATCCCGGAGGTTATGCCGTACTGGCTCTCCCTCGCCCCCCTCCTGAAGGGGCAGGAAGATTTTGTCCTGATCAATATTGGTAACGAACCGGTTGGCAATGGCGTGTCCCCCGCCGTCTATGAGGAGATGCACGCCGAGGCGATCAGGGACCTGCGGCGGGCCGGCCTGACTCATACCATCGTCGTGGACGGATCAGGTTGGGGGCAGGACCATGATCGCACCATGGTAGATGCCGCCCCGCGACTGGCAGCCGCCGACCCACTGAATAATGTGGTCTTCAGTGTGCATATGTATCAGGTCTATGGCGACGCCGACGCTGTTCGCTCCTATTTCGAGGACTTCGCCGCACTGGATCTGCCGCTCATCGTCGGTGAATTTGGCGCCGACCATCAGGGTGAGCCGGTCGACGAGGAAGCAATCTTTCGCCTCTCGAATCAGATGGATGTCGGATATATCGGCTGGTCTTGGTCCGGGAATGGCAAAGGCGTGGAGGATCTCGACATCGTGCTCGACTTTGATCCTGACCGTCTTTCACCCTGGGGGCAGCGGCTGATCAATGGACCGGGTGGCATCGCCGAGACCGCGCGCCCAGCCACCGTCTTTCCTGTGCCCACAGACAAACGCGTGCAGCGTGGTGCCTTGCGCGTCAAAGGGTCCCCAAGCATCAGGGCCCGTTTCCCACGCCACTAA
- a CDS encoding glycoside hydrolase 5 family protein yields the protein MIRLKVLLLAGGSLLAACTGEKTTTSTSAAPAAVPATSSEANSAPAAAMPTGFVTVDGQDFEIDGEEYQYVGVNFWYGAYLGAGGDIGNVERLRKELDDLKALGVTNLRVLGSSEDGPMKASIKPAFRNETDVYNEELLKGLDVLLAEMAKRDMKAVIYLNNFWEWSGGMGTYLSWVNDGEYVDLGDPDKPWPAYVLHTMKFYSNEEANRMFKDYIEAVVTRTNSVTGVRYVDDPTIMSWQLANEPRAGYNAEKPENHAMPAFYAWIEDIAGYIQSLDPNHLVSTGNEGFMGCADNDACFLEAHDTSAIDYLTFHMWPYNWGWLDDQDMEGTFDRVLANSGAYIDKHIGFANELGKPIVIEEFGLPRDGGALSVESTTDFRDRFYSYVYDRIEQSASTDGPLVGSNIWTWGGAGRAEHPDGNWQDGDRSYTGDPPQEPQGLNSVFDTDESTMALMKDHAIELGVQSAD from the coding sequence ATGATCAGACTGAAAGTACTCTTGCTCGCCGGTGGATCGCTTCTCGCGGCTTGTACCGGTGAGAAAACGACAACCTCCACGTCGGCAGCGCCTGCGGCCGTGCCCGCCACGTCCAGCGAAGCCAATAGTGCGCCCGCCGCGGCGATGCCCACGGGTTTTGTCACGGTCGACGGGCAGGATTTCGAAATCGATGGCGAAGAGTACCAATATGTCGGGGTCAATTTTTGGTACGGCGCCTATCTGGGCGCGGGCGGCGACATCGGCAATGTCGAGCGGCTGCGCAAGGAACTTGATGACCTCAAGGCGCTAGGCGTGACCAATCTGCGCGTTCTTGGATCGTCTGAAGACGGACCGATGAAGGCATCGATCAAACCGGCGTTCCGAAACGAGACTGATGTTTACAATGAAGAGCTGCTGAAAGGCCTCGACGTTCTTCTCGCAGAGATGGCCAAGCGAGACATGAAGGCTGTCATCTATCTGAACAATTTTTGGGAATGGTCCGGCGGCATGGGGACCTATCTCTCATGGGTCAATGACGGGGAATATGTGGATCTGGGTGATCCAGACAAACCATGGCCGGCCTATGTTCTTCACACGATGAAGTTCTACTCGAACGAAGAAGCCAATCGGATGTTCAAGGATTACATCGAGGCGGTCGTGACGCGGACCAATAGTGTTACCGGCGTCCGTTACGTCGATGATCCGACCATCATGTCATGGCAGCTCGCCAACGAGCCGCGTGCTGGCTACAATGCCGAAAAGCCTGAAAATCACGCCATGCCAGCTTTCTACGCGTGGATTGAGGATATTGCCGGCTATATCCAGTCTCTCGATCCCAATCACCTCGTCTCCACGGGGAATGAAGGGTTCATGGGGTGTGCAGACAATGATGCCTGCTTCCTCGAGGCGCACGATACGAGCGCGATCGACTATCTGACCTTCCACATGTGGCCTTACAACTGGGGCTGGCTGGACGATCAGGACATGGAAGGCACATTTGATCGTGTCCTGGCCAATTCGGGCGCCTATATCGACAAGCACATCGGCTTTGCGAATGAGTTAGGCAAGCCGATCGTGATCGAGGAATTTGGTCTGCCACGCGACGGCGGCGCTCTGTCGGTGGAGTCGACAACCGATTTTCGTGACCGCTTCTATAGCTATGTCTATGACCGGATCGAACAGAGCGCATCCACTGATGGTCCGCTGGTCGGCTCCAACATCTGGACATGGGGCGGTGCTGGTCGCGCCGAACACCCCGACGGCAATTGGCAGGATGGTGATCGCAGCTATACGGGTGATCCGCCCCAGGAACCACAGGGCCTTAATTCAGTGTTCGACACCGATGAATCGACCATGGCGCTCATGAAAGATCATGCCATTGAACTCGGCGTTCAGTCTGCGGACTGA
- a CDS encoding glycoside hydrolase family 27 protein, producing MAAGLMMTASLVVPASAQKFEGIADTPPMGWNSWNHFACNIDEDLIKQTADAMVESGMKDAGYVYVNIDDCWHGERDEDGFIQPHPERFPSGMKALADYVHEKGLKIGIYSDAGKTTCGGKPGSQGHEYQDALQYARWGIDYLKYDWCATGTGDAQRNPIEAYTTMRDALYAAGRPIVFSICEWGDNKPWEWGADIGHLWRTTGDIINCWDCEVGHGNWSSWGVMNILDQQDGLRVHAGPGHWNDPDMMEVGNLATPAEDRAHFTMWAMLAAPLIVGTDIRDMPAALQETLTNKEVIAVDQDALGVQGYAYKKTGNYEIWIKPLADGEWAMTFLNRSDSAQTITMDFAEDWTDAQTQHTAKFSEATYTLRDLWKHQDVGTTAKPFRRKVPPHDVVMVRLSK from the coding sequence ATGGCCGCGGGCCTCATGATGACGGCCAGCCTCGTTGTACCCGCATCGGCGCAGAAATTCGAAGGCATTGCCGACACACCGCCCATGGGCTGGAACAGCTGGAACCACTTTGCCTGCAATATCGACGAGGATCTGATCAAGCAGACGGCCGATGCCATGGTTGAAAGCGGGATGAAAGATGCCGGCTATGTTTACGTCAACATTGATGATTGCTGGCACGGCGAGCGCGACGAGGACGGCTTCATTCAGCCTCACCCGGAGCGTTTTCCTTCTGGTATGAAAGCCCTTGCTGACTACGTTCATGAAAAAGGTCTCAAGATCGGCATTTACTCCGACGCGGGGAAAACCACATGCGGCGGCAAGCCCGGCAGCCAGGGTCATGAATATCAGGACGCGTTGCAATATGCGCGCTGGGGCATCGACTACCTGAAATATGACTGGTGTGCGACGGGGACGGGCGACGCCCAGCGCAACCCGATCGAAGCCTACACGACCATGCGTGATGCGCTGTATGCGGCGGGGCGCCCGATCGTGTTCTCCATTTGTGAGTGGGGCGACAACAAGCCTTGGGAATGGGGTGCGGATATCGGCCATCTGTGGCGCACCACCGGTGACATCATCAATTGCTGGGATTGCGAAGTCGGTCATGGGAACTGGAGTTCCTGGGGCGTCATGAACATTCTCGACCAGCAGGACGGCTTGCGCGTTCACGCAGGCCCCGGCCACTGGAACGATCCGGACATGATGGAAGTCGGCAACCTGGCCACGCCAGCCGAAGACCGCGCACATTTTACAATGTGGGCGATGCTCGCGGCACCGTTGATTGTTGGAACCGACATCCGTGACATGCCAGCGGCGCTGCAGGAAACGCTGACCAATAAGGAGGTCATTGCCGTCGATCAGGATGCGCTAGGGGTTCAGGGCTATGCCTACAAAAAGACGGGCAATTATGAGATCTGGATCAAGCCGCTCGCTGACGGTGAATGGGCCATGACGTTCCTGAACCGGTCAGACAGTGCACAAACCATTACAATGGATTTTGCCGAAGACTGGACCGATGCGCAAACCCAGCACACGGCCAAATTCAGCGAAGCGACTTATACGTTGCGGGATTTGTGGAAGCATCAGGACGTCGGCACCACAGCCAAGCCGTTCAGGCGCAAGGTTCCACCGCATGATGTCGTGATGGTCCGACTCTCAAAATAA